The genomic stretch TGGGCCATTGTTTTATAAAGGAGCGATAAAAATTCCAAAAGTTTGTAATGCACCctggatgggacaccagtccaGAAAAACCAAGGCACCATGCTGGAAATGACCAAGGTAAGAGTCTGATTTTTCAAAACACAGCCTGGTAGTGGCTTCATTATGGATGTTTTCGCTTATTGATGAGTTACATGGACACTCACTTGTCCACCAGGTTTTTGTGTTTGAGAATGTGGTTCACTTCAGCTGCAGTGGCTGGACCCTGAAGCTTCTGCCCATTCAGCATCTCCTTCTCCAGCTCTTCAATTGACTAAAGATGGCAGAATCACATATTTTTCTCAATCAGGCATCAGACAGATATCCAGTAAAAGTAACCAATAATTAATTAGAAGCCAAGTAACAACAAAGACATGACTTACCTTGCCGGTTTTGGCGAAAGCCTCACCGATTTTACGGTTGCGTCCTCCATAGCAGGTGGTGATTAGGTCAGCAACACCACAGCTCTCCAGGAAGGTGGCAGGGGAGACAGTACTGGATGTGCAGAAGATACGTGCAAAAGCAATCATCTCCATCAGACCCAAACGGATTACAGCTGCTTTGGTGTTATCACCGAAGCCAAGTCCGTCGCAGAAACCTGCGCCAACTGCCACAATGTTCTGGAAGGAAATTACATAGCCATAACTTCCTGTTTGTCTggtcttttaaaaatcacatcTCTTTTATATACAACCATGCACAGATATATTTTCTTACTTCCCTAGTTTAGGTGAATCAATCAAGGGTACCTTCAAAGCTCCACAAATCTCTACAACATCCGACTCTTCCACTACTGTAACACGAAAGTTCATTGTCTGCATGAGTTCCTTCAGCAGTGGCCCGTGTTCTTTACTTTTACAGCCTGATGGGTTTGACACAGATTAGTACACCAAATCCTACACCAATGCACTAGCTAGATATTGTGtattgataaataaaacacttctgggTGTGCTATAATAGGAAAATAGTCTAGACTGGGAGGGTCTTATAGTAGCCATTACCAAACTGATTATTCTTATAGTAGCCATTACCAAACTgaatgattattttcttataacagcacatcctgaagtgttttatacaTATAGCACAGATATTTTGCCAATTATTCAAGAATTTCATGGATAATGGACATTTTTGCTTACTTACCAATTGTAGTCTCACAGAATTTGCCCTCAGCCACCTCATTGGCCAGGTTGGCTCCCATTAGCACAGTCATATTTATACCCAGCTTCTCCTTGATGACATCAGAAATGAGTTTCAACCCATCTGGACCCTCATCAACACCCTGGAGCAGGTAACAGaacaaaagtaagaaaaaaaaaaacagaaaccatTATTAGTGTcaaatgaggaagaggaggagattGAAAACAGCTGCACAAATGTCAATTGACTCATTTGCCATTTGTATCATGAAAAATAGCCTGATGTTTAGCTCCTATACAAAATGTGTAAGGCTTGGTAGgtcttttacatatttatttatggtaTGTTATATCCTGAACTAAAAGATGTGCTCTACAGTTTTAACACCTTTTAAATTCAAATCGCATCCCATCCATTCTTTACACTGCTTATCCTCCTGGGTCATGGTGAACCTGGAGCCCGTCCCAGGAGACATATAAGGGCCAGGGCACATGGCAGGGTACAccctgtgatagactggcatctggacaggatgccagtctatcacaggcagagacacacacaacaggctatttagagatgccaatcagcctagaAAACATGTCATGTTGGACAACTTTAAAATCTAGTTGTCAGATACACTACCTTACACAGCAAACATTAGATCATGAATCCCTAATTGAAAAGGATGAATTATACCAGAAATTACCAGAAAGCTGGAAGCTATGCAGATAACTTGGTTGCACTTCGAACTAAAATATATAACCATTGAAAATTCTTGCTGGATTAATTAAAAACGTAGCAAAACATTGTCTCTTGATAAAAGTTTGGGCATGAGTTTCTGGAAAAAACTATGGGTCAGCTCCCGCATTGCACTGGGGTAAAAGCAAAAATTCAAATCAAAGCATTAAATTGCTGTAAACTGAATTCAAAACATTGAATTCAGTTAAATCTGTTGgcaattgtttttaaataccaCACAATAAGTGAGATAACATGACAGTCCACATGACAGTGTGAGCGCTTGCCTTGATTAGGGACATGCCCACCGCATCCGACTTGATGTGACCTTTGATTGTGTCGCAAGTTCTCTTTACAAACTGGTGTGGGATTACAAAGATAAGAATGTCTGCACCTTTCACGGCTTCTAATAGATCTGGAACAGCCACCTGGAAAAGAGAACAAATTTACAacttaaataattgtttttccCAACGAGCAAAGAGCAGAAGTACAAATGTGTTTAGCCTGATGATTTAGCATATTAAACAGTAAATCAGATAAATGAGGAGTAATATAGATAATGTAGACGTTATACTACagtaatatacataatattccTTCACAATCAACATAACTTAAATGTTTTTCAGACCAAGATTGTTGTAATGTAAATTTCCTGTTGAAAACAATTTTAGTCCTGGGTCACCATGTTACTAAAGATACTACTAGCAGCAGGGCGCTGAGAAGTTTATTAATTCATGTATTCGGTGTTATAGTTGTGCAGTTGTAGCCTGTTCCCACTCACTAGCCTATTATCAGACCTAAGAGGGGAAAGACTTATCAAAAAACGTATACTCCATCCTACACGTATAAAACCAGATGAACCTTTTTGTTTACGGATAGCACTAGCTGTCATAAtgttactttgcttttatctttGCTCGTCAGTATAAAAGATATCAGGACGAAAGTTCAAGTTGCTTTCACCTCAGCTGAATTTTCAGTTCACCTACTGTATAAGATTTTCAGTTCACCTACTGTATAAGCTATTGCTAGTTACTATTTGACTGTCTTAAATGCTGCTGATAATTAGCATgatcatgctaatgctaatggaAACATAAAGCCACTTATAGCTTTCTCATTAGCGTTTAGTGTAGTAGCTGCTCTTTCATTTGTAATACATAAGACTTTCTCCAATGATTTGGTCAAAATAAATACTAGTTAAGACAGGTAAAGGATGAATCGTTATGATTTTCTATGGATTTTCCATGTCTTTCATACTAAAGGTTACGACACCACTCATTCTTTAATTTATAGTTTATACGCAGAACTGCCTGTGACCAACTGTTGGACCACCAAGAAAGACCATTAACCCTTAATAACTTGGAGCTAAACTTGGATTTTTAACTCACTCATTTTAATTTCCGTGTAGTTTGGCAGTTATGATATATTATGAGCAGTAAGCAGGTCTGTCATACCACGTTAGGAGGCAGCTTATGTCCTGGTAGGTATTTGACATTCTCATGCTCCATGTTGATAAATTCTGTGAGTTTGCGTCCGTTCACCATTTCTTCAAACACCCACATGTTCACCGTGTCCTCAAACGTGGCAAACTTGGCAGTGTTGGATCCAACGATCTTGGCAATGGCAGAACCCCTGTGAATGAACAAAACCTTTAATCTTGGAAATATGAAACCTCCCTGCATTGACATCACAATGTTCCTAGTGTTCTTTTTGGGATAATAAGGAATGACCTTCGATATAATCACCATGGTACCTATATGTCAACCTTTTACCACAAATTTCAAGGCATATGATCGTCTAGAATGTCTTTTCTTTACTATagctttaaactttttttttgcacatttcatgacctgaaccccactgaacaccttttggATGAACCGTAACTCGCCCAGTCTCGATAATCAGTTGGAAGAAATTCCCAAACTCGAACCGAAAGTCTTCCCAGAAGATTGGAATCTATTATAACAATAAAGCATATTAAAGCCACATCATTGGAATACAATGACATAGTCTACATACTTTTGATCATAAAGTACCTGGactgctgattatttttttttgttatacaaAACCATTCTAGGGTATTAAAGcattatagataaaaaaataaaaaaaaattcataattcattcattttctaccgcttttatccgaactacctcgggtcatggggagcctgtgcctaaataataatatttcttcCAGTTACGTGATATTCTAACAATTATAGCAGTTTCTTCTGCATGTTGATGATGGAGGGTCCAGAATATGATGCAAGCAACCTGACTCTGTTTCATGCCAACAGACTTCGGTAGCAcatcttttattcattcttgtAAACAATGTCTCCATGAGGAAATATTAGGCTCGTCTATTTTCTCTCAGCATTTGTAATGCTTGGGCTACATTATTACCAAGCATGTCATCAGTAGCCAATGTTTTGCTGATCAATCTGTGATCTATCTCTGTATCTGTTGGCTGTTAAAAACCAGATAAGCAGCAATTTCCTTTTATTAGCTTCATAATCACTAACTGAGCCTAAAGCAGACATGACCAGTTCAGGAAATGACTATAAAGCTTCTTCGGAAAACCTTTCTTGCAATTATTATGAATGGTGAAAAAACTACCGGAGGTAAAAACAACCTGTGTATCAAAGGAGTCAAAGGATAATGGTGAGAAGCAAATTAATGAGCATGGAATCCAAATTTAATACTGGAGTAAAGTTTTTTCAGGAATATGTTCTTACTGGTTAACCAGCTAACAGACCAGGTAAAAAACATGCCAGTCAGCTTAGGAAAATAGCTATAGTAAAAGCAGAATAAAGAAAACCAAACAACTAAGAAGTATGAAAAGTGACCTGGACTGATTAGGTTAATACTTTTGTAAACTTTCAGAATAAGGAAATTTATTCCTCACAACACTGTCCTTAAGATGTCAAGAAAAATTGATAGACGTAAGTGATTTATAGCTATTTCAAAACTAGGttttgcaaaaaataatgtCTGAGAAATGCCTCAAGTCTTGGACCCACAGAGTAGCAAGTTTACCTCACACACAAGTCATGATGCAATGCAGAAGGGTTTAATCATTACTGCCATTTCAGCAGCATGGTCATGGATCAAAGGAGACATAACATTTCAGCTCAGaattttgaaatgtattttaggAATTAGAAGCTTGTGTGGAAATGTGATATGCTATAATGTGGGACTTGATATAAAATACCATTTCCTTAGGCTTGAATTTAAGCAGGGGTTCTTGATGTTGCATTCATGGTCACCCTGAGCCCAGAATGCTTCGTGAAAACTTTGCAACTATtcaatgtattatatgtatatgcatatGTATGTAATACATGCAGTATTGTCCAGTCACTGATATTAACTCACAATCAAGCAAACTCCACAATATTGGGAGGATCTTGCAATTTTTAAAGATTACCACAGATTTTCTGCAAATCTGTGCCAAGCCATGCTGTCAAGGGATGTgggagctcagtggttaaggtgttggactactgatcggaaggtcatgggttcgaatcccaggtccaccaagctgccactgctgggcacctGAGAAAGGCCCGTAAcgctcaattgctcagctgtataaattgaaataaaatgtatgccactctgaataagggcgtctgctaaatggcagaaatgtaaatgtcatgtgacatcataacACATATCAGCTCTCTTTGATGCGTCAAACATGAGTAGAGCTAttatagaaagtaattacatgtgtcttcactggtaagAGTTTAAATGTGCTTGCAATTTGACCCATTTAAaaagttttccaaaaaaaaaaaacaaaaaaccctgcaACTATCacaaaaataacatgaaatCTTTGGGGAACtgaaatattgtttatattattaatgtaattttaTGTCTTTAAGTTTGAATTCAGTGATATGATGATTTTTTTGATGAGTTGTAGTTTCCACCAGTGCtatagaaaaaatacaaaaatcattcaaataaaataaatcacagactCGAATATTCTATTCCATATTCTATTATATTCCATATTTCGAAATTACACAGAGCTTTTTGTTTCTACTTgcaatgtttaataatttactCCGATACATAAAGAAGTGGAATTCACAACACTTTTGTTGTGCAACTCTACTGATTTTGATCTAAAACCCCATCAGAATTagcattaaaagaaaagaaaaacgatTTCTATTTTGATCCTTGTAATGTGAAGAAATCTGAGAACCTTAAAGAAAATCAACTGCACAGAAAACATCACCCAGGACACCTGACccaggagctgtgaggcagTAATGCTAAGAATTTCAGCCTTTCCAGACATGCGTTAGAAAATCAATCTACTTCTATTCATGCTTATTTGTCGTAGACACACAAATGTTCCAAACATAAGAAAAAAACTGGGTTATTTTCAAATAGAGAAGGTCTAATCAGGTGTAATCAGTGTCATACTGAGCGTGCTGTGTCAGACGTAATGCCTGTTCTTTGTACACAATGACAGACTTTGACATCCTGCCTCATTGATATCTTGCAGAAAGCAAATATGAGTCAtgaaaatccaaaaacacaaaacaccagCAGCATAAGCTTTCTTTTCCCTGTAAAAAGACACTAGAATGTATGTAAACTGGTTGCTGATAGGTTTATAGTCAGGGTGTGCAGTCATGCCTTCTGTCTCTGAGCATTACTCAGCAACTGTAAATCTAAAGGGTAATGCTAGGAATCACTTTACTGAATCGATTCATCCGAACAAACAATTCAGATCCGAACTCTTGAACTTTGATTCGTTTGGTTTGTATAGTTTCTTTTAGACTTTCACAGTAACcacattaaatacaattacta from Tachysurus fulvidraco isolate hzauxx_2018 chromosome 2, HZAU_PFXX_2.0, whole genome shotgun sequence encodes the following:
- the gpd1b gene encoding glycerol-3-phosphate dehydrogenase 1b isoform X1, with product MAPKKVCIIGSGNWGSAIAKIVGSNTAKFATFEDTVNMWVFEEMVNGRKLTEFINMEHENVKYLPGHKLPPNVVAVPDLLEAVKGADILIFVIPHQFVKRTCDTIKGHIKSDAVGMSLIKGVDEGPDGLKLISDVIKEKLGINMTVLMGANLANEVAEGKFCETTIGCKSKEHGPLLKELMQTMNFRVTVVEESDVVEICGALKNIVAVGAGFCDGLGFGDNTKAAVIRLGLMEMIAFARIFCTSSTVSPATFLESCGVADLITTCYGGRNRKIGEAFAKTGKSIEELEKEMLNGQKLQGPATAAEVNHILKHKNLVDKFPLFNAVYQICFQGHPVKEFISCLQNHPEHM
- the gpd1b gene encoding glycerol-3-phosphate dehydrogenase 1b isoform X2, producing the protein MWVFEEMVNGRKLTEFINMEHENVKYLPGHKLPPNVVAVPDLLEAVKGADILIFVIPHQFVKRTCDTIKGHIKSDAVGMSLIKGVDEGPDGLKLISDVIKEKLGINMTVLMGANLANEVAEGKFCETTIGCKSKEHGPLLKELMQTMNFRVTVVEESDVVEICGALKNIVAVGAGFCDGLGFGDNTKAAVIRLGLMEMIAFARIFCTSSTVSPATFLESCGVADLITTCYGGRNRKIGEAFAKTGKSIEELEKEMLNGQKLQGPATAAEVNHILKHKNLVDKFPLFNAVYQICFQGHPVKEFISCLQNHPEHM